From Denitrovibrio acetiphilus DSM 12809, the proteins below share one genomic window:
- the mtnA gene encoding S-methyl-5-thioribose-1-phosphate isomerase: MIKKDYSNYDFMPVRGTEPASFTDNEIIKEQLVQNNAKGSLLPKTIEFIDGELYLLDQTQLPVKTVIEKQISIEQVWDSIKVLKVRGAPAIGIAGAYGLLYGVKDMQNVPADKFLTVLKEKADYLNSSRPTAVNLSWALKRMVQKAESRKELTSTQLYKVLVDEAVLIHEEDKHLCKSIGLNGAPLIKEGYGVLTHCNAGALATSELGTATAPMYTAHAAGVNFKVYADETRPLLQGARLTSWELQKSGLDVTLLCDNMAAHIMSQGLIDMVIVGTDRVAANGDVANKIGTMGVAILAKHFGIPFYVACPSSTVDMETPTGREIVIEEREADEVCNFGARRTAPEGMKVRNPAFDVTPNEFVTGIITEIGILKAPYSESLAKAYKI; encoded by the coding sequence TTGATAAAAAAGGATTATTCTAATTACGATTTTATGCCGGTTCGGGGGACTGAGCCGGCTTCTTTCACCGATAACGAAATAATAAAGGAGCAGTTAGTGCAAAACAATGCAAAAGGCAGTCTCCTGCCAAAAACTATAGAATTCATAGACGGCGAACTTTATCTGCTGGATCAGACTCAGCTCCCTGTCAAAACCGTTATAGAGAAACAGATCAGCATTGAACAGGTCTGGGACTCCATCAAGGTTCTGAAGGTCAGGGGCGCACCCGCTATAGGTATAGCCGGCGCATACGGTCTGCTGTACGGCGTTAAGGACATGCAGAATGTTCCGGCAGATAAATTTTTGACCGTACTGAAAGAGAAAGCCGACTACCTGAACTCCTCCCGCCCCACTGCTGTTAACCTCAGCTGGGCTCTGAAGAGAATGGTGCAGAAGGCCGAAAGCCGGAAGGAGCTCACCAGCACACAGCTTTATAAAGTGCTTGTTGACGAAGCAGTTCTCATACACGAAGAAGACAAGCACCTCTGTAAAAGTATCGGTCTAAACGGAGCACCGCTCATAAAAGAAGGGTACGGTGTTCTCACCCACTGTAACGCCGGAGCACTGGCGACATCCGAGCTTGGCACTGCCACAGCGCCTATGTATACCGCTCATGCAGCAGGGGTCAACTTTAAGGTTTATGCAGACGAGACAAGACCGCTTCTTCAGGGTGCAAGGCTGACAAGCTGGGAACTTCAGAAGTCGGGTCTGGACGTGACGCTTCTCTGCGACAATATGGCTGCACACATAATGAGCCAGGGGCTCATCGACATGGTCATAGTAGGCACAGACAGAGTTGCCGCCAACGGAGATGTTGCGAATAAAATAGGCACAATGGGCGTTGCTATCCTCGCAAAACACTTCGGCATACCTTTCTATGTGGCATGTCCGTCATCCACCGTGGACATGGAAACACCAACAGGCAGGGAGATCGTTATAGAGGAACGCGAGGCGGACGAGGTGTGTAACTTCGGAGCACGCAGAACAGCACCGGAAGGTATGAAAGTGCGTAACCCTGCATTTGACGTAACCCCGAACGAATTTGTCACAGGTATAATAACAGAAATAGGAATATTAAAGGCTCCATACTCTGAGAGTCTTGCAAAAGCTTATAAAATATAG
- the fucU gene encoding L-fucose mutarotase, giving the protein MLKGISPFLSPELLAELHRMGHGDEIVLGDAHFAGHGLNKNTLRADGLTVDQLLDAILPLFELDAYSDDPLVMITPVEGDTLDPEVETRFRHIIEKHQPDAPEITRIDRFAFYDRTKQAYCVVMTGETAKYGCIILKKGVTPQG; this is encoded by the coding sequence ATGCTTAAAGGTATTTCACCGTTTTTAAGCCCTGAGCTTCTTGCCGAACTGCACAGGATGGGACATGGAGACGAGATAGTTCTCGGTGATGCACATTTCGCCGGACACGGGCTGAACAAAAACACTCTGAGAGCTGATGGATTGACAGTGGATCAGCTTCTCGACGCCATACTTCCGCTGTTCGAGCTTGATGCTTACTCTGATGACCCTCTGGTAATGATAACTCCTGTCGAGGGGGATACTCTTGATCCTGAAGTTGAAACAAGGTTCAGACATATAATTGAAAAACATCAGCCGGACGCGCCGGAAATAACACGCATAGACAGGTTTGCCTTCTACGACAGAACCAAACAGGCATACTGTGTTGTAATGACTGGCGAAACAGCAAAATATGGATGTATCATACTTAAAAAAGGCGTCACTCCTCAGGGGTGA